The Phycodurus eques isolate BA_2022a chromosome 5, UOR_Pequ_1.1, whole genome shotgun sequence DNA segment ACAAGACACAATCCCAaactgttaacaaaaaaaaaaaacgatgaactatactgtgtatatatagtatataaagtatatttaaaatttgaGCTCCTCACACTTTGATGCAGGAGACAGAACAGTTGTAGCTCAAGCGTTTTAACCCTCAAAATAGGCTTTAACCTATTTCTCTTGACCTTATTCAGCAGGCAGAATGAGGaagatgttaaaagaaaatcaacacGTTATTTGAAGTGATTATTTTCATGGCATTATGAAGCCACATTCTAAAACCTACACAAACCAGACACACTTCCAAAACACAGTGGGCATGCtgcataaaatgcaaacataTTCAGTCTTCTAACTACAGTGTTTTACTTTATACAgttttgtattgtatataattaaatgcttttgaaaacaaactaaaatattcaaattaagATGGAGATAACTTCCACTTTCAGGCTCCAAAACAGCATTGTTTTGTAATAGAACAGCCAGTATCatcattcaattttttttacatgacacGATCTTCGTATTAACAATACCAGCACTTACCTCCTAACTGTATCACACAGTGTGCCAATGGTATAGATACAGTCAAGTGAATAATTGAATATAAATCATGTCTGTGTGTTTCTGTCTCACCATTTCAAGTGTTGTGTTTGGTCATATCTGGGTCACCACCCATAAGGATTCATAGAGCTTTCATTAAACATTAACTGTCTCTAAGTATATTTCAGTGTTTCTGTCTCTTGAAACCACTGATGAGTTCTATTTGCAGGGGAAATTAGACACATGTCCATTGATACATCTCCTGCTCCTGTTCTCTCTGGACATCATGATCTTGGCGTTTTTGATATTTTCAGCAGATGGCCTATCTCACATCCCACATGCTTTTTGACCAAATTGAATACCCCTGGCCTATATAATCTTCAAACAAATTGGTGAAGTAAGTTGCTCTGACTTAACTTGATTATAACAGAATAAAAGACGTGCGACTGGTAGTATTATCAAAACGTTAAGAGAATGATTAACCAATTGACAAATAAAGTACAAAGATTTGTATCTTACCGAAGTGACATATTGGATGTCCCGACACAATTTAGTTTCTCTTGGGAAGTCGGCAAGATCCAGGAAGTTGTCCACCACCACTTGACCAATCAAATCATGGCGAGTGAACCTATCAAAGTCATAGACACTGAAGTGCAGCTTTCTGTTCGACAGCTCGGTGTATGCCACTGGAAAGAGAAACACCTCATCAAATATTGGGTTGAGAGTCTTGCGGTGCACCTTAGTCTGGTGCTTGGTTTTACGGTCAGGCAGCAGGTATATCTTGACATAAGGATCCGAGGTCCCAGAGAAGTCCTTGGCAGGAAGATCTTGAGCCTTATGAATCTTAACTATCAGCTGCTCCAGATCAAAGTCAAACTTAAGGATGATATTGAGACGTCCACAGTTGTCTGTCCTACGTCCATCATCCGTGTCCACAGAGCGCTGCTTGTAAAGCTCAGGTTTGATCTGTCCTAAACCAGTCAGACTATCCTGGCGCTGGAACTGAGTCGGATTAAAGTCTGGATTGGACAGGTTCATCTGACGACGGATGGAGTTGTGACTGTAAGGAAAGGTAACATTAAAAGGAATCTGTTCATTAATCATCACtcatcaaagtttttttttttttttacatctagtTGTGTTCACCAGCTGTTGTATAATTTTGTTGTGTAATCCAAATATTTCATAGCTGTACACAATTTAAAGGTTTATTGTGGACTAAAATTTGACCCTGTAACAAATTTGACCCTGTAACAAATTGAGTTCTGAGGAGCTGCTATCCAACGGATGGGACTGTCTTCATAGTTTAGATCTGGCAAGCTAAAGGAGCCAGCACAGAATCCCATTCATttaaattgattaaattgtCACTGAATTGCTTATAGAAGTTTAATACTAATAATAGAGCATTGACAATGTTACTATGTTTGATATGATtcaattatttgtttcaatgtgaTATAATATAAAGGCTTCTGCTCTGCACccagttattttatttgacacaaTATTATCTCCTtctgttttaaaatttttacaGAATCACCACAGAAATTATGTGTACTGACCGTACTGACGACGTGGGTTCAGTGATTTGTCTTTGCACCCTGTCCCTGGCCAGGGTGTGGGCTTGTATATGGTCTACTTTGGCCTGGGTCTCCAGAGGGATGTCAGGTGACGTGTGGCTGATCTTCAGACCTGACTCTGGGACAGATACAGCCATGGGGAGGCCTGATGGCTCCTTCATACAGCCATCCTCACTGTACTCCCTATCATCCCCATCCACCTGGATATACGAAtatttgcatttactgtattacaATTGACAGTGATACTTTTCGAAACCTCCAACCAAAACATAACAGTTACAAGAAAAGCATGTGAAACACTGACAACAGTGTTGGTGTCCAAAATATAAGGTTATTTCTCCTGGAGATGGGGTTCTGCTCATCAGTCTGGGTCTACAAAGGTGTTCGACCTGTAAAGTTTAGAATTACAATTCCATCAAATGCAGTCAGCTTGGTCGAATCTTTCCTCGGAAAATTGCCAAACAATCTCAACTTGAATCCCCCTAAAGTCGAACAGTCTGGAAATTGACCATTATTTTCTGGAACATTACCAGAAAATGACAGTCATCCTGCCTGATGTGCCTCACGATTTCCACATATCTTGTAGTGTTTTTTCGTTTGTGAACCTTttgagttgtatttatttatttggtactTGGTGTTAGCCATTATTTGTGGCAAAAGGgtacatttattgttgtttgtgtgctaTATAGCCAAGTAGACCTTCCTTTCACTTTACCTCTATTAATACAGGCTGTTGGTCCCCTCCCAGAAAATGTACCCCCTTGAGGACATCTGGGAGAAATCGGCCACTCAGAGGTACCCAGCACAGCTTCCATGATACAAATAGGGAGACGCTGAATAAAGCCAGACCACAGGTGGTCACCAGCAGGGACAACAGGCTCACTGATACATCTGGAGATAAAAGAGAGTGAGAGACACAGTGAACAGTGAACACTTTTCAAGTGACTGAACAGaagcatagaaaaaaaacaggtcagGATGTTTTTTAGTCTTACTAAGGAACAATATGTGTAACATGTCCCTATTGCAACTGTGGAACAGGTATACTAATTTCAGAGTGTATGCCCTTTATCTCAGTTTATTGTcacaaatatatgtaaaaagcATCAACCAAAGCCAGGAGATAAGCCAACCGGAAATGCTGTGTTGACTGCTTGAATGTTGCTGGTTTACCGTGTTTTTgaaataacagaatacaatacaatcaatagaatacaaaacaataaaaaacaatacaatgccttttattgtcactataCACAGATTTGCTTTGTAAAGTGTACTTATTGATCTatgttacagtatgtgtgcttGCCTATTTGTACTTTTCTGCCCTTCTCtccccctcctggaagccgtcaccttatcgtggtggaggggttagTGTgtcctgtcgtggcggcaacccccgaacccgttggtggacatcaacggcgagggatgccgtcaagctgaagaaggattcctatcgggcctttttggcctgtgggactccagagGCAGCTGATCAGTCCCGGCTGGCCAAGCAAaatacagctttggtggtcgctgaagcaaaaactcgggtatgggaggagttcggtgaggccatggagaaaggct contains these protein-coding regions:
- the syt9b gene encoding synaptotagmin-9b, with amino-acid sequence MPAEREYEICRKALELLSDLCSKGEVQDDDCLDFTYYFRDLARPRYTDSDVSVSLLSLLVTTCGLALFSVSLFVSWKLCWVPLSGRFLPDVLKGVHFLGGDQQPVLIEVDGDDREYSEDGCMKEPSGLPMAVSVPESGLKISHTSPDIPLETQAKVDHIQAHTLARDRVQRQITEPTSSVRHNSIRRQMNLSNPDFNPTQFQRQDSLTGLGQIKPELYKQRSVDTDDGRRTDNCGRLNIILKFDFDLEQLIVKIHKAQDLPAKDFSGTSDPYVKIYLLPDRKTKHQTKVHRKTLNPIFDEVFLFPVAYTELSNRKLHFSVYDFDRFTRHDLIGQVVVDNFLDLADFPRETKLCRDIQYVTSDNVDLGELMFSLCYLPTAGRLTITMIKARNLKAMDITGASDPYVKVSLMCEGRRLKKRKTSTKRNTLNPVYNEAIVFDVPPENINQISLLIAVMDYDLVGHNEIIGVCRVGNEADTLGRDHWSEMLTYPRKPVAHWHPLIEWVGQGAAGNGSQGGSINSLKAPPSP